The Streptomyces sp. NBC_00459 DNA segment TCCTTCTCGGAGCTGTAGTTGTAGGCCTTCAACTGGTGCCCGAGCGCCTCGATCACGGCGAGCGGGATGTTCAGCTTCTCGGCCTCGGCCAGCAGCTGCTCCGCGCGCGCGTTGCGGGCCGGTCCCTCCGGCTGCTCCGAGTTCAGCGCCATGGCCTCGCGGAGCGCGTCGAAGTCCTTGATCTCGCTCATCGTCGGCCGTCCTCCGTGGGCTCCGTGGGATCGCTGTGGGTGGCCCACTCCAGGAGGCCGATGAACGCACGGTTCAGCAGCGCGGAGTCCGCGGGCCGCAGCGGGCGCTGCGCCATGAGCAGGGCCTGCCCGTACAAGGACTCCGTGGCGGTGCCGATCAGTTCCCGGTCCTCCAGCGAACTGATTCTCCGGATCAGCGGGTTGAGATGGTTGAGCACCAGCCGCGCGCGCGGGGCGCTGCCCCGCAGCGAGCCGAGGATGCCGGCCCACAGGTCGTCGGCCTGCTCCTCGGCCTCCGCGCGCGCCTGCTCGTGCCGGGCCGCCCGGTCGTCCAGATGCAGCGCGGGCACGGACAAGGGGTGGAAGGCGCGCAGGACGACATCGCACCCCAGGGGGTCGAGTTTGGCGCGCGCGGCCCCCAGGAAGGCCGCCAGGGCCAGCTCCTCGGCCGGGTCGACCGAGTCCAGGTGCGCGGTCACGGTGTCGGCGTCCAGCTCGGCGACCACTGTCCCCGGGCGCACCGACGGCAGCGCCTCGATCAGCTCACTGTCGTAGGTGTAGCCGCCGTTGACGACGCCGACGCCCTGCGCGGACGCGATCGGCGCGACCTGCCGGTACTCCTCGACGGTGCGGGTGAAGTGCACCACCGGGTGCCGCTGCGCGAACTCCTCCAGCGACAACTGCCCGTCGGTCGTCTCGAAGGGGAGCCACGGCAGCATCGTGCGCAGCATCTCCTTGTCGTGCCTGGCCAGCGACTTGACGCCCAGGTGGTGCACCGACAGGAACGCGGCAAGCCGCTCCGGATCCCCGGCGGCGAGCCCGGTGAGCCAGGAGCGAATCCTTTCGCCCAGCGCCTCGCGTACCGCGGCCAGCGTCTCGTCCTCGTACAGCGACTCGCGCGAAGCCGTCGGCCGCAGGCTGTCGGTGTCGAGCACGCACCGCACGAAGAACGCCCAGTCGGGCAGCAGCTGTTCGGCCCGCTCGGTGAGCAGCATGCCCTTCAGGTGCACCCGGTGACTCGCGCGCTGCGCCGGACTCACGGAGGACGGCAGGACGTACGCCACCCCGCGAATCCCCGCGAGCGGCACGTCCAGGTCGATCGAGTCCAACGGCGTGAACCCGAACAGGTCGTGACAGTGCCGCTGGAGGGCCACCCTCCGGGTGGCGGGCGACGGATACGGACGGTTCCAGGGCGCCGGCAGATCGGTGACGGCCTCGTCGCCGACCCGCACGTCGTACGGCAGCAGCGACCCGAAGTCCCGCGCCAGCGCCAGCACACGCTCCTCGGTGAGCCACTCGCCGGCCCCGGGCCGCGCCACCAGGTGCACGGTCGTGCCCGGTTCGGGCCGGGCCGCGTCGGGCAGCGTACGCACGGTGTACGAACCGTCGTCCGCGGCCGTCCACTCCACAGGAGGTGCGTCCGGCGTACGGGCGCTGCGGCTGACGACCCGGATCCGCTCGGCCACGACGAAACAGGCAAGCAGCCCGATGCCGAACTGGCCGAGGAACTCCGAACGTGCCTCCTGGATGCCGCCGGGATCCGCCCGCTTGGAACTACGGCCGATGGTCGCAAGCAGGTTGTGCACGTCCGCCTCGGTGAG contains these protein-coding regions:
- a CDS encoding HSP90 family protein, whose amino-acid sequence is MDSQTSQSSQASQSPHTFQVDLRGLVDLLSHHLYSSPRVYLRELLQNAVDAITARRAEQPDAPARVRLYAEGGTLRVEDSGVGLTEADVHNLLATIGRSSKRADPGGIQEARSEFLGQFGIGLLACFVVAERIRVVSRSARTPDAPPVEWTAADDGSYTVRTLPDAARPEPGTTVHLVARPGAGEWLTEERVLALARDFGSLLPYDVRVGDEAVTDLPAPWNRPYPSPATRRVALQRHCHDLFGFTPLDSIDLDVPLAGIRGVAYVLPSSVSPAQRASHRVHLKGMLLTERAEQLLPDWAFFVRCVLDTDSLRPTASRESLYEDETLAAVREALGERIRSWLTGLAAGDPERLAAFLSVHHLGVKSLARHDKEMLRTMLPWLPFETTDGQLSLEEFAQRHPVVHFTRTVEEYRQVAPIASAQGVGVVNGGYTYDSELIEALPSVRPGTVVAELDADTVTAHLDSVDPAEELALAAFLGAARAKLDPLGCDVVLRAFHPLSVPALHLDDRAARHEQARAEAEEQADDLWAGILGSLRGSAPRARLVLNHLNPLIRRISSLEDRELIGTATESLYGQALLMAQRPLRPADSALLNRAFIGLLEWATHSDPTEPTEDGRR